A single window of Archangium gephyra DNA harbors:
- a CDS encoding protein kinase domain-containing protein, whose protein sequence is MVAGRFTLEDEAGRGGMGTVYRARDASTGRPVALKLLHAVASPQAAMRFNREAVLLEGLHHPAIVSYVAHGTLDNGQPYLAMEWLEGEDLTHRLLREPLTLSEVVSLLRRAAEGLATAHRQGIVHRDLKPSNLFLRGGRPEDVVVLDFGLARHAAPSLLGVTGTGTVVGTPGYMAPEQASSQQEIPPAADIFSLGCVLYECLTGKPPFAAPHFAAVLAKILFAEPLALQKARPGLPMGLQVLVDRMLAKDPRRRLPDADALLESLAALESVPELLLPPAGTDSRPLTMAGAEQKLVSVLLVSPRATVQEETADWDQGLALRDALRTEVSPHGAQVELLADGSLVATLMPERGSATDQAALAARCALTFKERWPEAAVVLTTGLGVVNERLPVGEVMDRAGRLLRQVGLMPSSAWVVMDEVTAGLLGAGFRLSRMDSGAFLLQGEQLSADESRPLLGRPTPCVGREQELAMLDITFTSCVEEPAARALLVTAPAGVGKSRLRHEFLRRMEREEQPPLVLLGRGDPMSTGASYGLLGQALRRLCGIGEGGRQEEHRERLSQRVARHLPEAGARETVEFLGELCALPFPEEGQARLHAARSDPRLMNAQVGRALVAFLKAECAHHPVLLVLEDLHWSDALTVALVDEALRELDEHPFMVLALARPEVKELFPGLWSRRMQEVPLHGLSRKAGARLVREVLGPQVPDTVVQRAVEMADGNALFLEELIRGVSEGRGEGTPETVLAVLQARVQRMEPGARQVLLAASVFGRAFWTGGVAELLGWQVANEVLAQHLRVLVEQEVVERQPDSRFSTEAQYRFRHALLRDAAYGLVPDSHRPVGHRLAATWLEQKGEPEPLVLATHHQLGEQPERAAFFYTRAAEQLFERHDLPGTMRCVEAALVCGVGGVPLTRLRALQATAAFWMDQFSRTLELGVPVLPELPAGSPLWCRLMAGLLLASLHEGQPELGGRLIELLLRTTPEPSAIPAYVEAVALLALPLSWFGERQRMAGLLERISQVGAGLTDADPLTRGWTAFARTYFLFLMEPRPWQAFQVAEQGMKDFRELGSERNALLLQTLSGLALGALGELSGAMERMREVLAVARRTEQHVTLAHGQHYLALVLSVSREPAHGQEARALLREYMGSEDPRSFRWSSGLAMLARMDAAQGDLHEAETRARQACEQLAPFLSYLILARAILGSILLARGRATEAHEVAALGVKDVERMDCAGAYAVAMHLALAEACFAEGAGEEGEVALRKALLCVQARARDIPEAEARERFLRQVPENARTLELARQRWGEFSG, encoded by the coding sequence GTGGTCGCCGGCCGTTTCACGCTCGAGGACGAGGCCGGACGCGGAGGCATGGGCACCGTCTACCGTGCCCGCGACGCCTCCACCGGCCGGCCCGTGGCGCTCAAGCTGCTGCACGCCGTCGCCTCCCCACAGGCGGCCATGCGCTTCAACCGCGAGGCCGTGCTGCTCGAGGGGCTGCACCACCCCGCCATCGTCTCCTACGTCGCGCATGGCACCCTGGACAATGGTCAGCCGTACCTGGCCATGGAGTGGCTTGAGGGGGAGGATCTGACCCATCGCCTGTTGCGCGAGCCGCTGACGCTCTCCGAGGTGGTGTCGCTGCTGCGCCGTGCCGCCGAGGGACTGGCCACGGCTCACCGGCAGGGCATCGTCCACCGGGACCTCAAGCCCTCCAACCTCTTCCTGCGCGGGGGGCGGCCCGAGGACGTGGTGGTGCTGGACTTCGGGCTGGCCCGCCATGCCGCGCCCTCATTGCTGGGCGTGACGGGCACGGGCACGGTGGTGGGGACCCCGGGCTACATGGCGCCGGAGCAGGCTTCCAGCCAGCAGGAGATTCCGCCCGCCGCGGACATCTTCTCGCTGGGGTGCGTGCTGTACGAGTGCCTCACGGGCAAGCCGCCCTTCGCGGCGCCGCACTTCGCCGCCGTGCTGGCCAAGATCCTCTTCGCCGAGCCGCTCGCCCTCCAAAAGGCACGTCCCGGTCTGCCCATGGGCCTGCAGGTGCTGGTGGATCGCATGCTGGCGAAGGACCCCCGGCGGCGGCTGCCGGATGCCGATGCGCTGCTGGAGTCGCTCGCCGCGCTGGAGTCGGTGCCCGAGCTGTTGCTGCCACCGGCCGGGACGGACTCGCGGCCCCTCACCATGGCGGGCGCCGAGCAGAAGCTCGTCAGCGTGCTGCTGGTGTCCCCGCGCGCCACGGTCCAGGAGGAGACGGCGGACTGGGACCAGGGGCTCGCCCTGCGCGACGCCCTGCGCACGGAGGTCTCGCCCCATGGTGCCCAGGTGGAACTGCTGGCGGATGGCTCGCTGGTGGCCACGCTGATGCCGGAGCGGGGCTCGGCGACGGATCAGGCGGCGCTGGCGGCGCGCTGTGCCCTCACCTTCAAGGAGCGCTGGCCCGAGGCCGCCGTGGTGCTCACCACGGGCCTGGGCGTCGTCAACGAGCGGCTGCCGGTGGGCGAGGTCATGGACCGGGCGGGGCGGCTGTTGCGCCAGGTGGGCCTCATGCCCTCGTCCGCGTGGGTGGTGATGGACGAGGTGACGGCGGGGTTGCTCGGCGCCGGCTTCCGGCTCTCCCGCATGGACTCGGGCGCCTTCTTGCTTCAGGGCGAGCAGCTCAGCGCGGACGAGTCCCGCCCGTTGCTGGGCAGGCCCACGCCCTGTGTGGGCCGCGAGCAGGAGCTGGCCATGCTCGACATCACCTTCACGTCCTGCGTCGAGGAGCCGGCCGCGCGGGCCCTGTTGGTGACGGCGCCCGCGGGCGTGGGCAAGTCGCGGCTGCGTCACGAGTTCCTGCGCCGCATGGAGCGCGAGGAGCAGCCCCCCCTGGTGCTGCTGGGGCGGGGAGATCCGATGAGCACGGGCGCCTCGTATGGCCTGCTGGGCCAGGCGCTGCGGCGGCTGTGTGGCATTGGAGAGGGGGGCCGCCAGGAGGAGCACCGGGAGCGGCTGTCCCAGCGCGTCGCCCGGCACCTGCCGGAGGCCGGGGCCCGGGAGACCGTGGAGTTCCTGGGCGAGCTGTGCGCCCTGCCCTTCCCCGAGGAGGGCCAGGCGCGTCTGCACGCGGCCCGGAGCGATCCGCGGTTGATGAACGCGCAGGTGGGCCGGGCGCTGGTGGCCTTCCTGAAGGCCGAGTGTGCCCACCACCCGGTGCTGCTGGTGCTGGAGGATCTGCACTGGAGCGATGCGCTCACCGTGGCGCTGGTGGACGAGGCGCTGCGGGAGCTGGACGAGCATCCCTTCATGGTGCTGGCGTTGGCCCGGCCCGAGGTGAAGGAGCTCTTCCCCGGGTTGTGGTCGCGGCGCATGCAGGAGGTGCCGTTGCACGGGCTGAGCCGCAAGGCGGGGGCCCGGCTGGTGCGCGAGGTGCTGGGGCCCCAGGTCCCGGACACCGTCGTGCAGCGGGCTGTGGAGATGGCCGACGGCAACGCGCTCTTCCTGGAGGAGCTCATCCGCGGCGTGTCCGAGGGGCGTGGCGAGGGCACTCCGGAGACGGTGCTGGCGGTGTTGCAGGCGCGTGTGCAGCGGATGGAGCCGGGCGCGCGCCAGGTGTTGCTGGCGGCCAGCGTCTTCGGCCGTGCCTTCTGGACGGGAGGCGTGGCGGAGCTGTTGGGCTGGCAGGTGGCGAACGAGGTGCTGGCGCAGCACCTGCGGGTGCTCGTGGAGCAGGAGGTCGTCGAGCGGCAGCCGGACAGCCGGTTCTCCACCGAGGCGCAGTACCGCTTCCGCCATGCGCTCCTGCGGGACGCGGCCTACGGCCTGGTCCCCGACAGCCATCGTCCGGTGGGCCACCGTCTGGCCGCCACCTGGTTGGAGCAGAAGGGCGAGCCGGAGCCGCTGGTGCTCGCCACGCACCATCAACTCGGCGAGCAGCCGGAGCGCGCCGCCTTCTTCTACACCCGTGCCGCCGAGCAGCTCTTCGAGCGGCATGATCTCCCGGGCACGATGCGGTGTGTGGAGGCGGCCCTGGTATGCGGGGTCGGCGGAGTGCCCCTGACGCGGCTGCGCGCGCTCCAGGCCACGGCGGCCTTCTGGATGGATCAGTTCTCGAGGACGCTGGAGCTGGGCGTCCCGGTGTTGCCCGAGCTGCCGGCGGGCAGTCCGCTCTGGTGCAGGTTGATGGCGGGGCTGCTGCTCGCGAGTCTCCATGAAGGACAGCCGGAGCTGGGGGGCCGGTTGATCGAGCTGTTGCTGCGCACCACGCCGGAGCCCTCGGCGATCCCCGCCTATGTCGAGGCCGTTGCCCTGCTGGCGCTTCCACTCAGCTGGTTCGGCGAGCGCCAGCGGATGGCGGGGCTGTTGGAGCGGATCTCCCAGGTGGGGGCGGGCCTCACGGACGCCGATCCCCTGACGCGCGGGTGGACGGCCTTCGCGAGGACGTACTTCCTCTTCTTGATGGAGCCCAGGCCGTGGCAGGCCTTCCAGGTGGCCGAGCAGGGGATGAAGGACTTCCGGGAGCTGGGCTCCGAGCGCAACGCGCTCCTCCTGCAGACGCTCTCGGGGCTGGCCCTGGGCGCCCTGGGAGAGCTGTCTGGCGCCATGGAGCGGATGCGCGAGGTGCTGGCCGTCGCCCGGCGGACGGAGCAGCACGTGACCCTGGCCCATGGTCAGCACTACCTGGCCCTGGTGCTGTCCGTCAGCCGTGAGCCAGCGCATGGGCAGGAGGCCCGCGCATTGCTGCGCGAGTACATGGGGAGTGAGGATCCCCGCTCCTTCCGGTGGAGCTCCGGGCTCGCGATGCTGGCGAGGATGGACGCGGCCCAGGGAGACCTGCACGAGGCGGAGACGCGAGCACGTCAGGCGTGTGAGCAGCTGGCGCCCTTCCTGTCCTACCTGATCCTGGCGCGAGCGATCCTCGGCTCCATCCTGCTGGCCCGGGGGCGCGCCACGGAGGCTCACGAGGTGGCTGCACTCGGGGTGAAGGACGTGGAGCGGATGGACTGCGCGGGGGCGTACGCGGTGGCCATGCACCTGGCATTGGCGGAAGCCTGCTTCGCGGAGGGGGCCGGGGAAGAGGGGGAGGTGGCCCTGCGCAAGGCGTTGCTCTGCGTCCAGGCCCGCGCCCGTGACATCCCCGAGGCGGAGGCCCGCGAGCGCTTCCTGCGGCAGGTGCCTGAGAATGCCCGGACCCTGGAGCTGGCCCGCCAGCGCTGGGGCGAGTTCTCCGGGTAA
- a CDS encoding stage II sporulation protein M, whose amino-acid sequence MEMPEFIEARRPRWQQLEALLDKAEQRSLRALKLEEARSLGKLYRAVSSDLLWVRARGGSADVSEYLNDLVGRAYALTYPGQRPRFSDVWGFVARGFPALLRQEWRMYLASVLLFLAGLGFGYLGMLADPDAAPYLVPEQHLSLDPTERAAEEASGEGMSTQEQAAFTTFLFTHNIEVAFLAFALGITVGVGTALMLFFNGLMLGALAQVYTAKGMAGWFWAWILPHGIPEITAICIAGAAGFVIARGQVAPRGLPRGMALRQEAVRAVKLLFGTLVLFVLAGFIEGTISQIHPPKLSVLFKVSFALTVGLGVYAYLCSDWMRGARADAAGPDGSGAR is encoded by the coding sequence ATGGAGATGCCCGAGTTCATCGAGGCGAGGCGGCCGCGCTGGCAGCAGTTGGAGGCCCTGCTCGACAAGGCCGAGCAGCGCAGCCTGCGCGCCCTGAAGCTGGAGGAGGCCCGCTCGCTGGGCAAGCTCTACCGCGCCGTCTCCAGCGATCTGCTGTGGGTGCGCGCCCGCGGCGGCTCGGCCGACGTGAGCGAGTACCTCAATGACCTGGTGGGCCGTGCCTACGCCCTCACCTACCCGGGCCAGCGGCCGAGGTTCTCGGACGTCTGGGGCTTCGTCGCTCGCGGCTTCCCCGCGCTGCTGCGCCAGGAGTGGCGCATGTACCTGGCCTCGGTGCTCCTCTTCCTGGCGGGCCTGGGCTTTGGCTACCTGGGCATGCTCGCGGATCCCGACGCGGCCCCCTACCTCGTTCCCGAGCAGCACCTGAGCCTGGACCCCACCGAGCGCGCCGCCGAGGAGGCCTCGGGCGAGGGCATGTCCACGCAGGAGCAGGCCGCCTTCACCACCTTCCTCTTCACGCACAACATCGAGGTGGCGTTCCTCGCCTTCGCGTTGGGCATCACCGTGGGCGTGGGCACGGCGCTGATGCTCTTCTTCAACGGCCTGATGCTGGGGGCGCTCGCGCAGGTGTACACCGCCAAGGGCATGGCGGGTTGGTTCTGGGCGTGGATCCTCCCGCACGGCATTCCGGAGATCACCGCCATCTGCATCGCGGGCGCGGCGGGCTTCGTCATCGCCCGGGGGCAGGTGGCGCCGCGAGGACTTCCCCGGGGCATGGCCCTGCGGCAGGAGGCCGTGCGCGCGGTGAAGCTCCTCTTCGGCACGCTCGTGCTCTTCGTGCTCGCGGGCTTCATCGAGGGCACCATCTCGCAGATCCACCCGCCGAAGCTGTCGGTCCTCTTCAAGGTGTCCTTCGCCCTGACGGTGGGCCTGGGCGTCTATGCCTACCTGTGCTCGGACTGGATGCGCGGAGCGCGAGCGGACGCCGCGGGCCCGGACGGGAGTGGCGCGCGCTAG
- a CDS encoding FecR domain-containing protein, which translates to MPRSSSVRGLATALVLVLCLPAVSWAEAPKPVDDDVYVVQPGDTCGSVARKVFGDATTGSAKLHALNKMGAPPHQLVPGTVLRIKGDPDARLTFIRPEVNSKRAGKVEWFQANTGQGLWRLDSVNTLREAGAEVTFRDLTRLQMNENALVVIYGQATKATDKVKKSGAVELLQGELNVSLAELRGEPVGVRMPAATVAARSKDLLVGVDAQQMSRVSVYDGQAEVSAQGQNVQVPKDHGTRVEKGKMPEKPRPLPEAPAWAGGERSVRLLLDDKGVDEELTWAPVKEAASYRVELARDERFNDRVHGETVQAGQESLKSVARALVAGKYFARVRAVDAVGLVGKASAVRQVEVMRVKTERGTVGPQGIRGAQRLDFTVEGAESLDFRLDGAPTTHPVRVESVGTHTLELLPRGVPDARPEKLTLTVVPPRVDVDVEPVAGAFRVKVLVLDEQGKPLEGPFAALKLRGLHGTQVEEPLQRQADGSLLTRALPGMRDGERMASVEALWGDTPVQQVNALAPMEQAPVPVAVEPTPLVESAAAEVALMPLLGAPSGGLVETAPLPTAFLPQAWLFEVRMQPGLGSEGLDLARGRTTLAVEGRVSERVALGTAVAMRPGALLRGGATGSLPDTELSASLSARVRLTDHPDFRVLLAFDGSLAGSRFDEEARGLRLRPALLAGWRREHWAFSTSQAYALRPGQAEATWDSAYQVWFLPLPMLSLGAGLDALVGATPQVSGPLGLAAGVGARLKLGGFELGTSVRRGFGPDGARVWGDWSGQLTLGWSGLGALLPQ; encoded by the coding sequence GTGCCCAGAAGCTCAAGCGTTAGAGGACTCGCCACGGCGCTCGTGCTGGTGTTGTGCCTGCCCGCCGTCTCGTGGGCCGAGGCACCGAAACCGGTGGATGACGATGTGTACGTGGTGCAGCCCGGGGACACGTGCGGCAGCGTGGCGCGCAAGGTGTTCGGCGATGCGACCACCGGCTCCGCGAAGCTGCACGCGCTCAACAAGATGGGGGCGCCGCCGCACCAGCTCGTGCCGGGCACGGTGCTGCGCATCAAGGGAGACCCCGACGCGCGCCTCACCTTCATCCGGCCCGAGGTCAACTCCAAGCGCGCGGGCAAGGTGGAGTGGTTCCAGGCGAACACCGGCCAGGGGCTGTGGCGGCTGGACTCCGTCAACACGCTGCGCGAGGCCGGCGCCGAGGTCACCTTCCGGGACCTGACGCGGCTCCAGATGAACGAGAACGCGCTCGTCGTCATCTACGGCCAGGCCACCAAGGCCACGGACAAGGTGAAGAAGTCCGGCGCGGTGGAGCTGCTGCAAGGCGAGCTGAACGTCTCGCTGGCGGAGCTGCGGGGCGAGCCCGTGGGCGTGCGGATGCCGGCGGCCACGGTGGCCGCGCGCTCGAAAGACCTCCTCGTGGGCGTGGACGCCCAGCAGATGAGCCGCGTCTCCGTCTATGACGGCCAGGCCGAGGTGAGCGCGCAGGGGCAGAACGTCCAGGTGCCCAAGGACCATGGCACGCGGGTGGAGAAGGGGAAGATGCCCGAGAAGCCCCGTCCGCTGCCCGAGGCGCCGGCGTGGGCGGGCGGGGAGCGCTCGGTGCGGCTGCTGCTGGACGACAAGGGCGTGGACGAGGAGCTGACGTGGGCACCCGTGAAGGAGGCGGCGTCGTACCGGGTGGAGCTCGCGCGCGACGAGCGTTTCAATGACCGGGTGCATGGGGAGACGGTGCAGGCGGGGCAGGAGTCGCTGAAGTCCGTGGCCCGCGCGCTGGTGGCCGGCAAGTACTTCGCGCGGGTGCGCGCCGTGGACGCGGTGGGCCTGGTGGGCAAGGCGTCCGCCGTGCGGCAGGTGGAGGTGATGCGCGTGAAGACGGAGCGGGGCACGGTGGGGCCCCAGGGCATCCGGGGAGCGCAGCGGCTGGACTTCACGGTGGAGGGCGCCGAGTCGCTGGACTTCCGTCTCGACGGAGCTCCCACGACGCACCCGGTGCGGGTGGAGAGCGTGGGCACGCACACGCTGGAGCTGTTGCCGCGCGGCGTTCCCGATGCCCGCCCGGAGAAGCTGACGCTCACGGTGGTGCCGCCCCGCGTGGACGTGGACGTGGAGCCCGTGGCCGGCGCGTTCCGGGTGAAGGTCCTGGTGCTCGACGAGCAGGGCAAGCCGCTGGAGGGCCCCTTCGCCGCGCTGAAGCTGCGCGGGCTGCATGGCACCCAGGTCGAGGAGCCGCTCCAGCGTCAGGCGGATGGCTCGTTGCTGACGCGCGCGCTGCCGGGAATGCGTGACGGTGAGCGCATGGCCTCGGTGGAGGCCCTCTGGGGCGACACGCCCGTCCAGCAGGTCAACGCGCTGGCCCCCATGGAGCAGGCGCCCGTGCCCGTGGCCGTGGAGCCCACGCCTCTGGTGGAGAGCGCCGCGGCGGAGGTGGCGCTGATGCCGCTGCTGGGGGCTCCCTCGGGAGGACTGGTGGAGACCGCTCCACTGCCCACGGCCTTCCTGCCGCAGGCCTGGCTCTTCGAGGTGCGCATGCAGCCTGGACTGGGCTCGGAGGGCCTGGACCTGGCTCGTGGACGCACCACGCTCGCCGTGGAGGGCCGCGTGTCCGAGCGGGTGGCCCTGGGCACGGCGGTGGCGATGCGTCCCGGCGCGCTACTGAGGGGCGGTGCGACGGGAAGCTTGCCCGACACGGAGCTGTCCGCCTCGCTGTCGGCCCGGGTGCGGCTGACGGACCATCCGGACTTCCGGGTGCTGCTGGCCTTCGACGGCTCCCTGGCGGGCTCCCGCTTCGACGAGGAGGCGCGGGGGCTGCGGCTGCGTCCGGCACTGCTCGCGGGATGGCGCCGGGAGCACTGGGCCTTCTCCACCAGCCAGGCCTATGCCCTCCGGCCGGGCCAGGCCGAGGCCACCTGGGACAGTGCCTATCAGGTCTGGTTCCTGCCCCTGCCCATGCTGTCGCTCGGCGCTGGGCTGGATGCGCTGGTGGGCGCCACGCCCCAGGTGTCCGGTCCGTTGGGCCTCGCGGCCGGAGTGGGGGCCCGCCTGAAGCTCGGAGGCTTCGAGCTGGGCACCTCGGTGCGCCGGGGTTTCGGTCCGGATGGGGCGCGCGTCTGGGGCGATTGGAGTGGCCAGCTGACACTGGGCTGGTCCGGCCTGGGCGCGCTCTTGCCTCAGTAG
- a CDS encoding serine/threonine-protein kinase, which produces MLEPGTVVAERFRVLRSLGKGGMGTVYEAEQLGLGRHVALKVMHPHIASAPGFSERFQREAQVLARLRHPGSVEVYDYGLDSGLLFLAMERVSGETVDSLLMREGALPVPRAVDLAVQVLEVLEAAHAQGIVHRDLKPANLFLESSPGGERVKVLDFGLAALGGELHARLTQEGMSVGTPGFMSPEQMRGHPTDGRSDLYSLGCVLYELLTGFPPFPVMPSAEIVVAHLYKPVPPFHEVRPDLSVPERLESLVRRAMEKLPGARPPDAAAMRQELLAVLAEPLGPPPLPKKRGEGKKTERGLGGARHEVPVPKPMPGGTPVGVLVPRHQETAGNTLVMSLAACGFQAWVASETEPWEAFGALLVVADGRESLAWARALAARPGSPPVLLCGPADDWDLVTGALEGGLFDFVPLPLDPIDLTRKVSRAQKLKR; this is translated from the coding sequence ATGCTCGAGCCGGGCACCGTCGTCGCCGAGCGCTTCCGCGTCCTGCGATCGCTCGGCAAGGGCGGCATGGGCACGGTCTACGAGGCGGAGCAGCTCGGCCTGGGCCGCCACGTGGCCCTCAAGGTGATGCACCCGCACATCGCCAGCGCTCCCGGCTTCAGCGAGCGTTTCCAGCGCGAGGCCCAGGTGCTGGCCCGGCTGCGCCACCCGGGCTCGGTGGAGGTGTACGACTACGGGCTCGACTCGGGTCTCCTCTTCCTCGCCATGGAGCGGGTGTCCGGCGAGACGGTGGACTCCCTCCTCATGCGCGAGGGCGCGCTGCCGGTGCCGCGTGCGGTGGACCTCGCCGTGCAGGTGCTGGAGGTGCTGGAGGCCGCGCATGCGCAGGGCATCGTCCACCGGGACCTCAAGCCCGCGAATCTCTTCCTGGAGTCCTCTCCGGGAGGCGAGCGCGTGAAGGTGCTCGACTTCGGCCTGGCCGCGCTCGGCGGCGAGCTGCACGCGCGGCTCACCCAGGAGGGCATGTCCGTGGGCACGCCGGGCTTCATGTCCCCGGAGCAGATGCGTGGGCATCCGACGGACGGGCGCAGCGACCTGTACTCCCTGGGGTGCGTGCTCTACGAGCTGCTCACCGGGTTTCCTCCCTTCCCGGTGATGCCCTCGGCGGAGATCGTCGTCGCGCACCTCTACAAGCCGGTGCCTCCGTTCCACGAGGTGCGGCCAGACCTCTCCGTGCCCGAGCGCCTGGAGTCCCTGGTGCGCAGGGCCATGGAGAAGCTGCCCGGCGCGCGCCCGCCCGACGCGGCCGCCATGCGCCAGGAGTTGCTGGCCGTGCTCGCCGAGCCCCTGGGGCCACCCCCGCTGCCCAAGAAGCGCGGCGAGGGAAAGAAGACGGAGCGGGGGCTCGGGGGGGCGCGGCACGAGGTGCCCGTGCCGAAGCCCATGCCCGGTGGGACGCCCGTGGGCGTGCTGGTGCCCAGGCATCAGGAGACCGCTGGAAACACGCTGGTGATGTCGCTCGCCGCGTGTGGCTTCCAGGCGTGGGTGGCCTCGGAGACCGAGCCCTGGGAGGCGTTCGGCGCGCTGCTCGTCGTCGCGGACGGGCGCGAATCGCTCGCCTGGGCGAGGGCCCTGGCCGCGCGCCCGGGTTCCCCTCCTGTCCTGTTGTGTGGTCCCGCGGATGACTGGGACCTGGTGACGGGCGCGCTCGAGGGAGGACTGTTCGACTTCGTCCCCCTGCCGCTCGATCCGATCGATCTCACCCGGAAGGTGTCGCGTGCCCAGAAGCTCAAGCGTTAG
- a CDS encoding adenylate/guanylate cyclase domain-containing protein produces MAANPVPGVETRSAERGTEQPAPPTGEQGTPAAPRGLPLFTRLFLLILLCALPPLVGLGWKMMDTNAAALQELVRHLHRSIVGDVQRSVRGELARVEQDLEGISQILFAPGLGDDATRYALAGSRVAALGNIDFVTLYAPSGQSVTTVKADEVPDPRVASRLEPALLEALRASKGHLVVQGVHANAQGGPVLEAFYPIVRDGSVRAVLGTQVKLGELCALMGELGERFLGSRENVFVVDRERRLVLHADPARVAAREDLSRHGLFAALSGDSSFSTDMAAISDFQLDGLEMVGSLEALSERGWAVAVQQPQSVAYASLSEMRRSILTALAVAALVALVAGLLGARQLTRPIRDLVAATRALAERAFRGVGERVTRRGDELGTLGRAFDSMAVTLEAKEREVVTQTQVRAALSRYLSPDVVDLIVSNPDQLRLGGERREVTILFADVVGFTKLSESQPPEIIVALLNELFTFATEIIQRRGGIIDKFIGDCVMAVWGSPQSHSDDALRAVQAAEDLRRWLDVGNRRWRARWGIEIQLAIGIHTGPAVAGNVGSEKRMEYTVIGDTVNVAARIESMAQPGQILVSEATRERIGDSGVELVPAGERQLHGRTAATRIFEVPL; encoded by the coding sequence ATGGCAGCCAACCCTGTCCCCGGAGTGGAGACTCGCAGCGCGGAGCGCGGCACGGAGCAGCCCGCTCCTCCCACTGGAGAGCAGGGCACTCCGGCGGCCCCGCGAGGCCTTCCGCTCTTCACCCGCCTGTTCCTCCTCATCCTCCTCTGCGCGCTGCCGCCCCTGGTGGGCCTGGGCTGGAAGATGATGGACACCAACGCGGCTGCCCTCCAGGAGCTCGTCCGCCACCTGCACCGCTCCATCGTCGGGGACGTGCAGCGGTCCGTCCGGGGCGAGCTGGCTCGCGTCGAGCAGGACCTCGAGGGCATCTCCCAGATCCTCTTCGCGCCCGGGCTGGGCGACGACGCCACGCGCTACGCCCTCGCCGGCTCCCGGGTGGCGGCCCTGGGCAACATCGACTTCGTCACGCTCTACGCCCCGAGTGGCCAGAGCGTCACCACCGTGAAGGCGGACGAGGTACCGGACCCGCGGGTGGCTTCCCGGCTGGAGCCCGCGCTCCTCGAGGCCCTCCGCGCCTCCAAGGGACACCTCGTCGTCCAGGGCGTGCATGCGAACGCGCAGGGCGGCCCGGTGCTCGAGGCCTTCTACCCCATCGTCCGCGATGGCTCCGTGCGCGCCGTGCTCGGCACCCAGGTGAAGCTCGGCGAGCTGTGCGCGCTGATGGGCGAGCTGGGCGAGAGGTTTCTCGGCTCGCGCGAGAATGTCTTCGTCGTGGACCGCGAGCGGCGGCTCGTGCTCCACGCGGACCCCGCCCGGGTGGCGGCTCGCGAGGACCTGTCCCGGCACGGCCTCTTCGCGGCGCTCAGCGGGGACTCCTCCTTCAGCACCGACATGGCCGCCATCTCGGACTTCCAGCTGGACGGCCTGGAGATGGTCGGCTCGCTGGAGGCCCTTTCCGAGCGGGGCTGGGCGGTGGCGGTGCAGCAGCCCCAATCCGTGGCGTACGCGTCACTGTCGGAGATGCGCAGGTCCATCCTCACCGCGCTCGCCGTGGCCGCGCTGGTGGCCCTGGTGGCCGGTCTGCTCGGGGCCCGGCAGCTCACCCGTCCCATCCGCGATCTCGTGGCCGCGACGCGGGCCCTCGCCGAGCGCGCCTTCCGTGGCGTGGGCGAGCGTGTCACCCGGCGCGGGGACGAGCTGGGCACCCTGGGCCGTGCCTTCGACAGCATGGCCGTGACGCTGGAGGCCAAGGAGCGCGAGGTCGTCACCCAGACGCAGGTGCGCGCGGCCCTCAGCCGCTACCTGTCTCCGGACGTGGTGGACCTGATCGTGTCCAACCCGGACCAGTTGCGGCTCGGCGGCGAGCGCCGCGAGGTCACCATCCTCTTCGCCGACGTGGTGGGCTTCACCAAACTGTCCGAGTCCCAGCCACCGGAGATCATCGTCGCGCTGCTCAACGAGCTGTTCACCTTCGCCACCGAGATCATCCAGCGGCGCGGGGGCATCATCGACAAGTTCATCGGCGACTGCGTCATGGCGGTGTGGGGCTCGCCCCAGTCGCACTCGGACGATGCGCTGCGCGCGGTGCAGGCGGCCGAGGACTTGCGGCGCTGGCTCGATGTGGGCAACCGCCGCTGGCGCGCGCGTTGGGGCATCGAGATCCAGCTCGCCATCGGCATCCACACCGGCCCCGCGGTGGCGGGCAACGTCGGCAGCGAGAAACGCATGGAGTACACCGTCATCGGTGACACGGTGAACGTGGCCGCCCGCATCGAGTCCATGGCCCAGCCGGGGCAGATCCTCGTCAGCGAGGCCACGCGCGAGCGCATCGGTGACAGTGGGGTGGAGCTCGTGCCCGCTGGAGAGCGCCAGCTGCACGGCCGCACCGCGGCCACCCGCATCTTCGAGGTGCCGCTCTGA